The following are from one region of the Phormidium sp. PBR-2020 genome:
- a CDS encoding type II toxin-antitoxin system prevent-host-death family antitoxin: MDALSYTAARRNLAKTMQQVCEDHFPVIITRNKAASVVMMSLEDYEALQETAYLLRSPTNARRLLESIAELEQGGGQERELLE; encoded by the coding sequence ATGGATGCCCTCAGCTACACAGCCGCCAGACGGAATCTAGCCAAAACAATGCAGCAAGTCTGTGAGGATCACTTTCCCGTCATTATCACCCGCAATAAAGCGGCTTCGGTGGTGATGATGTCCCTAGAAGATTACGAAGCATTGCAAGAAACAGCCTATCTATTGCGTAGTCCAACCAACGCCCGCCGTCTCTTAGAGTCCATTGCAGAACTTGAACAAGGTGGCGGCCAGGAACGAGAACTTCTCGAATGA
- a CDS encoding Uma2 family endonuclease, producing MGRLPLLAKSRQFPLSIGDIDYEVYLGDVKLWIPAYRQYTYPDVMVIEGEPMYEGTGTTAVTNPTLIIEVLSNSTRNYDQGDKFDVYRSPPQFRDYLLIGQYQYQVKQFCKTSENQWLLTDYRNLDDRIQLRFIDFRISLREIYRRVNLQESE from the coding sequence CTGGGACGATTACCTCTACTGGCAAAAAGCCGCCAATTTCCTCTCAGTATTGGTGACATCGATTACGAGGTCTATTTAGGAGATGTCAAACTTTGGATTCCCGCCTATCGACAATACACCTATCCCGATGTCATGGTGATTGAAGGCGAACCGATGTATGAAGGAACTGGAACAACGGCGGTAACGAATCCCACCTTGATTATTGAAGTCTTGTCAAATTCAACCCGAAATTACGACCAAGGGGATAAATTTGATGTCTATCGATCGCCGCCTCAATTTCGCGACTATCTCCTCATCGGTCAGTACCAGTACCAAGTCAAACAGTTTTGCAAAACCTCAGAAAATCAGTGGTTGCTAACCGACTATCGAAATCTTGATGATAGGATTCAGTTGAGATTTATCGATTTTCGGATTTCCTTGAGAGAAATTTATCGACGAGTCAACCTTCAGGAATCCGAGTAA
- a CDS encoding S-layer homology domain-containing protein — MLKSFMRLPFWLKTALMAGLAIAVVILSPLSIQVSFGETPANSTTPPEVASVSSPTSQEPGTVAQVTSVSQFPDVQPTDAYFQSLRSLVERYGCISPMSDGTFGGNQTMTRGQFVVDLEGCLNQAVNLLAR, encoded by the coding sequence ATGTTAAAATCCTTCATGAGACTCCCCTTTTGGCTCAAAACAGCGTTGATGGCTGGTTTGGCCATCGCCGTAGTTATTTTGTCTCCCCTGAGCATTCAAGTTTCCTTTGGCGAGACTCCAGCGAACTCGACGACCCCTCCTGAGGTCGCCTCAGTCTCCTCTCCCACTTCCCAGGAACCCGGAACCGTTGCACAAGTCACATCCGTATCGCAGTTTCCCGACGTTCAACCCACTGATGCGTACTTTCAATCTCTCCGGAGTTTAGTGGAACGCTATGGATGTATTAGCCCCATGTCAGATGGGACGTTTGGAGGAAATCAAACGATGACGCGAGGTCAGTTTGTTGTTGACCTTGAAGGCTGCTTAAACCAGGCGGTCAATCTGTTGGCAAGATAA
- the gltB gene encoding glutamate synthase large subunit, whose protein sequence is MTNIKQPRQQGLYDPQLEHDACGVGFIVQMKGVRSHSIVDQALTILVNLEHRGAVGAEPNSGDGAGILTQLPHDFLQAAAQDLGITLPAPGHYGVGMFFANRDPAIRQKGRDIFEKIVTEEGQTVLGWRDVPTDHSDLGQTARNSEPFIQQVFIARNPEIADDLGFERKLYVIGKRSHHDIHRSGVDTSWYSTSVSSRTIVYKGMLTPPQVRSYFPDLNDERFTSALGLVHSRFSTNTFPSWERSHPYHYIAHNGEINTLRGNINWMHARQSLFASELFGDSLKAMQPIIDMDGSDSAIFDNTLELMTLAGRSLPHAMMMMIPEPWAANESMSDERKAFYEYHACLMEPWDGPASIAFTDGTMMGAVLDRNGLRPSRYYVTHDDLVIMASEAGVLPIEPERVAFKGRLEPGRMFLVNMEQGRIVADEEIKQEITSAHPYRDWLNQYQVDLADLPAAEPAANLGSQLLPHQKAFGYTFEELRLLISPMAQNGVEAVGAMGTDTPLAALSDRPKLLYDYFQQLFAQVTNPPIDSIREAIITSAITTIGSEGNLLKPEPQSCQLIQLPTPILTNAELAQLKGVNLRGFQSQTLPILFEAAQGVDGLQTALETLFTAADEAIAAGKNILILSDRGLDQGHAPIPALLAVSGLHHHLIRNGTRTRVGLVLESGEPREVHHFAVLLGYGCGAINPYVAFESIEHLIEDGLLKGIDAKTALKNYVKAATKGVIKIGSKIGISTIQSYRGAQIFEAIGLHHSVVDTYFSWTASRLEGIDLGVIAAEALQRHHAGFSDRPGGTPTLDVGGEYQWRKDGEEHLLAPETIHLLQQAARDGDYERYRQYAALVNDQGKKQFRLRDLLAFKEREPIPLDEVEPVEAIMKRFKTGAMSYGSISKETHEALAIAMNRIGGKSNTGEGGEDPERYTWTNEQGDSKNSAIKQVASGRFGVTSLYLSQAKEIQIKIAQGAKPGEGGQLPGRKVYPWIAKVRYSTPGVGLISPPPHHDIYSIEDLAELIHDLKNANRDARISVKLVSEVGVGTVAAGVAKAHADVVLVSGFDGGTGASPQTSIKHAGLPWELGLAETHQTLVLNNLRSRIAVETDGQMKTGRDVAIATLLGAEEYGFSTAPLVSLGCIMMRVCHKNTCPVGVATQNPELRKHFSGDPQYTVNFMTFVAMELREIMAQLGFRTINEMVGRTDVLEQKQAVDHWKAKGIDLSKILHQPEVGPEVGRYAQIPQDHGLAKSLDMTTLLDLCQPALERGEAVKATLPICNINRVVGTILGNEITKRYWDGLPEGTIHLHFQGTAGQSFGAFVPKGVTLELEGDANDYLGKGLSGGKIILYPPKNSTFVPAENIIAGNVAFYGATSGEAYIRGIVGERFCVRNSGVRAVVEAIGDHGCEYMTGGKVVILGRTGRNFAAGMSGGVAYILDEAGDFATRCNREMVDLETLEDPEEIRELREMIAKHADYTGSDKAEEVLANWDSMIPTFIKVMPRDYKRVLQHIQNALANGLSGDDALSAAFEENARDISRIGGS, encoded by the coding sequence ATGACTAATATCAAACAACCACGACAACAGGGCTTGTACGATCCACAGCTAGAGCATGATGCCTGCGGGGTTGGGTTCATCGTGCAGATGAAGGGAGTGCGATCGCACAGCATTGTTGATCAAGCCCTGACGATCCTGGTCAACCTTGAACACCGGGGAGCCGTAGGGGCGGAACCCAACAGCGGAGATGGAGCCGGGATTCTCACCCAACTCCCCCACGACTTTCTCCAGGCGGCGGCCCAGGACTTGGGGATCACGCTCCCGGCTCCGGGCCATTACGGCGTGGGGATGTTTTTTGCCAACCGGGATCCGGCGATTCGCCAAAAGGGTCGAGACATCTTTGAAAAAATCGTCACAGAAGAAGGGCAAACGGTCCTCGGTTGGCGGGATGTGCCAACGGATCATAGCGATTTGGGCCAAACGGCACGGAACAGTGAGCCATTTATTCAACAGGTGTTTATTGCGCGCAATCCCGAGATTGCCGATGATTTGGGGTTTGAGCGCAAGTTGTATGTGATTGGCAAGCGATCGCACCACGACATTCATCGCTCCGGCGTAGATACATCCTGGTATTCCACCAGTGTGTCCAGCCGCACCATCGTCTATAAAGGAATGCTCACTCCGCCTCAGGTGCGCAGCTATTTCCCCGATTTGAACGATGAACGGTTTACCAGCGCCCTCGGTTTGGTGCATTCACGCTTCAGCACCAACACCTTCCCCAGTTGGGAGCGATCTCACCCCTACCACTACATCGCCCACAACGGCGAAATCAACACCCTCCGGGGCAACATCAACTGGATGCACGCCCGCCAAAGCCTCTTCGCTTCGGAACTGTTTGGCGACAGCCTCAAAGCCATGCAGCCCATCATCGATATGGACGGCAGTGATTCCGCCATTTTTGACAACACGCTGGAACTCATGACCTTGGCCGGCCGGTCATTGCCCCACGCGATGATGATGATGATTCCCGAACCCTGGGCCGCCAATGAATCCATGAGCGATGAGCGCAAGGCCTTTTATGAGTACCACGCCTGCTTGATGGAACCCTGGGATGGTCCCGCGTCCATTGCCTTCACCGATGGCACCATGATGGGGGCAGTGTTGGATCGCAACGGTTTGCGCCCCTCCCGCTACTACGTCACCCATGATGATTTGGTGATTATGGCCTCCGAAGCCGGGGTATTGCCCATTGAACCAGAGCGGGTGGCCTTCAAGGGTCGCCTCGAACCCGGGCGGATGTTCCTGGTGAATATGGAGCAGGGGCGGATTGTGGCCGATGAAGAAATTAAACAGGAAATCACCAGCGCCCACCCCTACCGGGATTGGTTGAATCAATACCAAGTGGATTTAGCGGATTTACCGGCGGCGGAACCGGCAGCTAATCTCGGTTCGCAACTGTTGCCCCATCAAAAGGCCTTTGGCTACACCTTTGAAGAATTGCGGCTGTTGATCAGCCCTATGGCTCAAAATGGTGTCGAAGCGGTGGGCGCGATGGGGACGGATACCCCCTTGGCGGCCCTGTCCGATCGCCCGAAACTGCTTTACGACTATTTCCAACAACTGTTTGCCCAAGTCACCAACCCCCCCATTGATTCAATTCGGGAAGCAATTATTACCTCTGCCATCACCACCATCGGCTCTGAGGGCAACCTGCTGAAACCCGAACCCCAAAGCTGTCAACTGATCCAACTCCCCACCCCCATTCTCACCAATGCCGAACTGGCTCAGTTAAAAGGGGTGAATCTGCGAGGGTTCCAATCCCAAACCCTGCCGATTTTGTTTGAGGCCGCCCAAGGGGTGGACGGGTTGCAGACGGCGTTAGAGACTCTGTTTACTGCCGCCGATGAGGCGATCGCCGCTGGTAAAAATATCCTCATTTTGAGCGATCGCGGCCTGGATCAGGGCCATGCCCCGATTCCTGCTCTGTTAGCGGTGTCGGGCCTGCACCACCACCTCATCCGCAATGGAACCCGCACCCGTGTCGGCCTAGTCCTCGAATCCGGCGAACCCCGCGAAGTGCATCATTTTGCAGTGCTATTGGGCTATGGTTGCGGTGCGATTAACCCCTATGTGGCCTTTGAAAGCATTGAACACCTGATTGAGGACGGATTGCTTAAGGGGATAGACGCCAAAACGGCGTTGAAAAACTACGTCAAAGCGGCCACCAAGGGCGTGATTAAAATCGGCTCTAAAATTGGTATCTCCACGATCCAAAGCTATCGCGGGGCGCAAATTTTCGAGGCCATCGGCCTGCATCACAGCGTCGTGGATACCTATTTCTCCTGGACGGCTTCTCGGTTGGAAGGAATCGATTTGGGCGTGATTGCGGCTGAAGCCCTGCAACGCCACCATGCTGGCTTTAGCGATCGCCCCGGTGGAACCCCGACCCTGGATGTCGGGGGTGAATACCAATGGCGCAAGGATGGTGAAGAACATTTACTGGCCCCAGAAACCATCCATCTGCTGCAACAAGCCGCGCGAGACGGGGACTATGAGCGGTATCGCCAATATGCAGCCCTGGTGAATGACCAAGGCAAAAAACAATTCCGCCTGCGGGATCTGCTGGCCTTTAAAGAGCGCGAGCCGATTCCCCTCGATGAAGTCGAACCCGTTGAAGCGATCATGAAGCGGTTTAAAACCGGGGCGATGAGCTATGGTTCTATTTCTAAAGAAACCCATGAAGCCCTGGCGATCGCCATGAACCGCATCGGCGGCAAATCCAACACCGGGGAAGGGGGCGAAGATCCCGAACGGTACACCTGGACCAATGAACAGGGAGATTCTAAAAACAGCGCCATTAAACAGGTGGCGTCCGGTCGCTTTGGTGTCACCAGTTTGTACCTGTCCCAAGCCAAGGAAATTCAAATCAAAATCGCTCAGGGAGCAAAACCCGGTGAAGGCGGCCAATTGCCCGGTCGGAAGGTCTATCCTTGGATCGCCAAGGTGCGCTATTCCACCCCTGGCGTGGGCTTAATTTCCCCACCGCCCCACCATGACATCTATTCCATTGAAGATCTCGCGGAACTGATCCACGACCTCAAAAACGCCAACCGGGACGCCCGGATCAGTGTCAAACTCGTGTCCGAGGTGGGTGTCGGAACCGTCGCCGCTGGGGTCGCCAAAGCCCATGCGGACGTGGTGCTAGTGTCCGGCTTTGACGGGGGAACCGGCGCTTCGCCGCAAACCTCGATTAAACACGCCGGTTTGCCCTGGGAATTGGGGTTAGCAGAAACCCATCAAACCCTAGTGCTGAACAACCTCCGCAGTCGCATTGCCGTAGAAACCGATGGGCAAATGAAAACCGGGCGGGATGTGGCGATCGCCACCCTCCTCGGCGCCGAAGAATACGGCTTTTCCACCGCACCCCTCGTCAGTTTAGGCTGCATCATGATGCGGGTCTGCCATAAAAACACCTGTCCCGTCGGGGTGGCCACCCAAAACCCCGAACTGCGTAAACATTTCAGCGGCGATCCTCAGTACACCGTTAACTTCATGACCTTTGTGGCCATGGAATTACGGGAAATCATGGCGCAGTTAGGCTTCCGCACCATCAATGAAATGGTCGGCCGCACCGATGTCCTCGAACAAAAACAGGCTGTGGATCATTGGAAGGCCAAGGGCATTGACCTGAGCAAAATTCTCCATCAGCCGGAGGTGGGGCCAGAAGTGGGACGCTATGCACAGATTCCCCAGGATCACGGTTTGGCGAAATCCTTAGATATGACAACCCTGTTGGATCTGTGCCAACCAGCCCTTGAGCGGGGGGAAGCGGTCAAAGCCACCTTACCCATCTGCAACATTAACCGCGTCGTCGGGACCATTCTCGGCAATGAAATCACCAAACGCTACTGGGACGGCCTCCCCGAGGGCACCATTCATCTCCATTTCCAAGGCACAGCCGGGCAGAGTTTTGGGGCCTTCGTTCCCAAAGGGGTCACCCTGGAACTCGAAGGGGATGCCAATGATTATCTGGGCAAGGGGTTGAGCGGCGGCAAAATCATCCTCTATCCCCCGAAAAATTCCACCTTTGTCCCAGCGGAAAATATCATCGCCGGCAATGTGGCCTTCTACGGAGCCACCAGTGGCGAAGCCTATATTCGGGGCATTGTGGGCGAGCGGTTCTGTGTGCGCAATTCCGGCGTTCGTGCGGTGGTCGAGGCGATCGGCGATCACGGTTGCGAATACATGACCGGCGGAAAAGTGGTGATTCTCGGCCGCACGGGTCGGAACTTTGCGGCGGGGATGAGTGGCGGCGTGGCCTATATCCTCGATGAGGCGGGAGATTTTGCCACCCGTTGCAACCGGGAGATGGTGGATCTCGAAACCCTCGAAGATCCAGAGGAAATCCGTGAGCTGCGGGAGATGATCGCCAAACACGCAGACTATACCGGCAGTGATAAGGCTGAAGAGGTTTTGGCGAATTGGGATAGCATGATCCCCACC
- the pflA gene encoding pyruvate formate lyase-activating protein, protein MPISQSPISGRIHSFESCGTVDGPGIRFVVFTQGCPLRCLYCHNPDCQDSSGGRDVTVTEILEEVVKYRSYMEFSQGGVTVTGGEPLMQPEFVGEIFRQCQALGIHTALDTSGYIPVEVAKPVLENTDLVLLDIKSYQPETYRAVTCVSVEPTLKFARYLEAINKPTWIRFVLVPELTNQVENMEGLAQFLSGFRNVERLEILPFHKMGEYKWEALGYDYQLKDTPEPTDEQIQVAREIFSQYRLPVVA, encoded by the coding sequence ATGCCAATCTCCCAATCCCCAATCTCCGGCCGCATCCACTCCTTCGAGAGTTGTGGAACCGTCGATGGCCCAGGAATTCGTTTTGTCGTCTTTACCCAAGGCTGTCCCCTACGCTGTCTCTACTGTCACAATCCCGACTGTCAAGACTCCAGCGGCGGTCGTGACGTCACCGTGACAGAGATTCTGGAGGAAGTGGTGAAATATCGCTCCTATATGGAGTTTTCTCAGGGTGGCGTGACTGTCACGGGGGGAGAACCCTTAATGCAGCCCGAATTTGTCGGAGAAATCTTCCGTCAATGTCAAGCCTTGGGCATCCATACCGCCCTGGATACCTCGGGATATATTCCCGTAGAGGTGGCGAAGCCGGTGTTAGAGAACACCGATTTAGTGCTATTGGATATTAAGTCCTATCAACCGGAAACCTATCGGGCAGTGACCTGTGTTTCTGTTGAACCGACGTTAAAGTTTGCTCGTTATTTAGAAGCGATTAATAAACCTACTTGGATTCGCTTTGTTCTCGTGCCTGAGTTAACCAATCAGGTGGAGAATATGGAAGGACTGGCTCAGTTTTTGTCAGGCTTTAGGAATGTGGAACGGTTGGAGATTTTGCCGTTCCATAAGATGGGAGAATATAAGTGGGAAGCCCTGGGCTATGACTATCAGTTGAAAGATACCCCGGAACCGACGGATGAGCAGATTCAGGTGGCGAGGGAGATTTTTTCACAGTATCGGTTGCCCGTTGTGGCGTGA
- a CDS encoding DUF433 domain-containing protein: MSDIITIEPDKRGGQPCIRQMRITVCNVLGWLASGMSTAEIIEDFPQ; the protein is encoded by the coding sequence ATGAGCGACATCATTACGATTGAGCCTGACAAGCGGGGTGGTCAGCCCTGTATCCGCCAGATGCGAATCACAGTCTGCAATGTGCTAGGGTGGCTAGCATCCGGGATGTCTACCGCTGAGATCATCGAAGATTTTCCCCAATGA
- a CDS encoding DUF433 domain-containing protein, which yields MSYHDIITIEPDKRGGKPCIRRMRITVYDVLGWLASGMSTAEIIDDFPELTETDIRACLEFAAS from the coding sequence ATGAGCTATCACGATATCATTACGATTGAGCCTGACAAGCGTGGTGGTAAGCCCTGTATCCGCCGGATGCGCATCACAGTCTACGATGTTTTAGGGTGGCTAGCATCTGGAATGTCCACGGCTGAGATAATCGACGATTTTCCCGAATTAACGGAAACCGATATTAGGGCCTGTTTAGAGTTTGCGGCGTCTTGA
- the lepB gene encoding signal peptidase I, with the protein MTPELFDFLKWCLNGLLVLVAGLSVNAYCERPTRQAQKLTAIGIGVLAGILAAWLNGLEVSQLQQQANSVYVSFGVTGGLSVLALAYLSPIFAQSQPGEAESSLRQGVLERVTKEVEDRRQDSLHQLDHIPLVGVRESASVPGILRPMQVAIQEKTRLLDESISQLFFQDDVAGQLLILGEPGSGKTTELLGLAQTLCQKAQADPQAPIPIIFEWSDWRPSAKSSAKSIEAASLNRWMVDQLQLKYGLDPKISQDWLHRNRLLPLLDGLDELQNFMTEAIVAINAMQEDKKEQHLWLTVCCRLRDYQACEETLNLKTRVTLKPLENKAIRDYLERRNASHLWPLLKDSPQGWLKLAKKPLLLDLMPRAYPAPDCPGQAGEEACRHRLFEDYSHRQLTQEDNWGYSEADSRRYLQRLAQILRRQGQTEFLIEEMQPDWLENPRQKRWFTWGSRLIFGLIFGLIVGLIVGLIFGLIVGLIFGLIFGLIGGEESNIYLTEAFDLSWSNIKRAIGYSLIVGLIFGLIVGLIFGLIVGLIVGLIGGLIVGLIGGLIFGLIEGLKARLKVKSYPNQGIWESLKKSLIVSLLSSPIWIMGFLLINDLFVRAGQEPRFQAVVPQGLAMGLLMGAIWGGLNSVLQHGLLRWILCRNQVIPWNYARFLTYASQRGLLKQSGGRFRFYHDLLREHFAGDERERPQLTLAPPSRPWLNWTLAVMLLVGWLLFSRNIVTVGPSTAAMMMSPTLEAQDLVLTDDLTYAYRTPQRGDIIIFKGADRLLDGGDGFYIRRILALPQETLEIRQGQAFINHRPLETFSLPPGYERESVTLAADEYFVVGDNEAIEEFEAFGGIIPRDHIHAQVLLRLTPLSRWGRLD; encoded by the coding sequence ATGACTCCAGAACTCTTTGACTTCCTCAAGTGGTGTCTCAACGGTCTGTTAGTCCTGGTTGCTGGCTTATCCGTCAATGCCTACTGTGAACGGCCAACCCGCCAAGCGCAAAAACTGACCGCCATCGGGATTGGCGTACTGGCGGGTATCCTGGCGGCTTGGCTGAACGGACTAGAAGTGAGTCAACTCCAACAACAAGCCAATTCAGTCTATGTCAGTTTTGGCGTGACCGGAGGCCTGTCTGTGCTGGCCTTGGCGTACTTGTCTCCCATTTTTGCACAATCCCAACCAGGGGAGGCGGAGTCCAGCTTGCGTCAAGGCGTATTGGAACGGGTTACTAAGGAGGTTGAAGACCGCCGCCAAGATTCGTTACATCAATTGGACCATATTCCCCTGGTTGGAGTGCGCGAATCGGCATCAGTACCGGGGATATTGCGTCCGATGCAGGTCGCTATCCAGGAAAAGACTCGACTCTTAGATGAATCAATCTCGCAACTGTTTTTTCAAGATGATGTCGCCGGACAACTCTTGATTTTGGGAGAACCTGGTAGTGGCAAAACGACGGAACTGCTCGGATTGGCGCAAACCCTGTGTCAAAAGGCTCAAGCAGACCCTCAAGCACCCATTCCGATTATCTTTGAATGGTCCGATTGGCGACCTTCCGCCAAATCATCCGCCAAATCAATTGAGGCGGCCAGTCTCAATCGCTGGATGGTGGACCAATTGCAGTTGAAATATGGCTTAGACCCGAAAATTAGCCAAGATTGGCTTCATCGGAACCGCCTGTTACCGCTCTTGGATGGATTGGATGAACTCCAAAATTTTATGACTGAGGCGATTGTGGCGATTAATGCCATGCAGGAGGATAAAAAAGAGCAACATCTGTGGTTAACGGTCTGTTGTCGGTTGCGGGATTATCAAGCCTGTGAGGAAACGTTGAATCTGAAAACCAGGGTGACGCTCAAGCCTCTGGAAAATAAGGCGATTCGCGACTATTTAGAGCGTCGGAATGCGAGTCATCTTTGGCCCCTCTTGAAGGACAGTCCCCAGGGATGGCTCAAGTTGGCGAAAAAGCCCCTCCTGTTGGATTTAATGCCCAGGGCGTATCCTGCCCCGGATTGTCCAGGCCAGGCGGGGGAAGAGGCTTGTCGTCATCGGCTTTTTGAGGATTATAGTCATCGACAATTGACGCAGGAAGACAACTGGGGGTATTCCGAAGCAGACAGTCGCCGCTATCTGCAACGGTTGGCTCAAATTCTCCGCCGTCAAGGACAGACGGAGTTCTTAATTGAGGAGATGCAGCCAGATTGGTTGGAAAATCCTAGACAAAAACGCTGGTTTACTTGGGGGTCTAGGCTGATTTTCGGGCTGATTTTCGGGCTGATTGTCGGGCTGATTGTCGGGCTGATTTTCGGGCTGATTGTCGGGCTGATTTTCGGGCTGATTTTCGGGCTGATTGGAGGGGAAGAAAGTAATATTTATTTAACAGAAGCCTTTGATTTATCTTGGTCTAATATAAAAAGAGCAATTGGATATTCTTTGATTGTCGGGCTGATTTTCGGGCTGATTGTCGGGCTGATTTTCGGGCTGATTGTCGGGCTGATTGTCGGGCTGATTGGAGGGCTGATTGTCGGGCTGATTGGAGGGCTGATTTTCGGGCTGATTGAAGGATTAAAAGCGAGACTCAAGGTGAAATCCTATCCCAATCAAGGCATTTGGGAATCCCTGAAAAAATCCCTCATCGTCTCCCTGCTGAGTAGTCCCATCTGGATCATGGGATTTCTACTCATCAACGACCTGTTTGTCCGGGCTGGACAAGAGCCTAGATTCCAAGCCGTGGTTCCCCAAGGCCTAGCCATGGGATTGTTGATGGGCGCAATTTGGGGGGGACTCAACTCCGTGCTTCAGCATGGTTTACTGCGCTGGATTCTTTGCCGAAACCAAGTCATTCCTTGGAACTATGCTCGCTTCTTAACCTATGCCAGCCAACGAGGTTTACTGAAGCAATCAGGGGGACGATTTCGCTTCTATCACGACCTACTACGGGAACATTTTGCTGGGGACGAAAGGGAGCGCCCCCAACTCACCCTAGCTCCCCCGTCCCGCCCTTGGCTCAATTGGACTCTTGCAGTCATGCTACTCGTGGGCTGGCTACTGTTCAGCCGGAATATCGTAACCGTGGGTCCAAGTACTGCTGCCATGATGATGTCACCCACCTTAGAGGCTCAAGACCTGGTTTTAACCGATGACCTCACGTATGCCTATCGCACGCCTCAACGGGGAGATATTATTATCTTCAAAGGCGCTGACCGCTTGCTTGATGGTGGCGATGGCTTTTACATCCGCCGCATTCTCGCTCTCCCTCAGGAAACCCTAGAAATTCGTCAGGGACAGGCGTTTATCAACCATCGCCCCCTAGAAACCTTCTCCCTTCCCCCGGGCTATGAGCGAGAGTCCGTCACCCTAGCCGCCGATGAATACTTTGTTGTCGGTGATAATGAAGCGATTGAAGAGTTCGAGGCGTTTGGGGGAATTATTCCCCGAGATCACATCCACGCCCAAGTTTTGCTGAGACTCACCCCTCTCTCCCGCTGGGGCCGTTTGGACTAA